Sequence from the Pristiophorus japonicus isolate sPriJap1 chromosome 10, sPriJap1.hap1, whole genome shotgun sequence genome:
cagtgatggggattggagCAGGGATGGGGATTGGAGTAGGAATAGAGATTGGAGTCAGGATGGAGATTGGAGCAATGATGGAGATTGGAGCAGTGATGGAGattggagcagtgatggggattggagTAGGAATGGAGATTGGAGCAAGGATGGAGattggagcagtgatggggattggagTTGGGATGGAGATTGGAACAGCGATGGCGattggagcagtgatggggattggagTAAGAATGGAGATTGGAGCATTGATGGAGattggagcagtgatggggattggagTAGGGGTGGAGattggagcagtgatggggattggagcagtgatggggattggagcagtgatggggatCGGAGTAAGGGTGGAGATTGGAGTAGAGATGGAGATTGGAGCAGTGATGGAGATTGGAGTAGGGATAGAGATTGGAGCAATGATGGAGattggagcagtgatggggattggagcagtgatggggattggagcagtgatggagattggagcagtgatggggattggagcagtgatggggattggagTAGGGGTGGAGATTGGAGCAGTGATCCGGattggagcagtgatggggattggagcagtgatggggattggagCAGGGATAGAGATTGGAGCAGGGATGGAGATTGGAGCAGGGATGGAGattggagcagtgatggggattggagcagtgatggggattggagCAGGGATGGAGATTGGAGCAGGGATGGAGATTGGAGTAGGGATGGGGATTGGAGCAGGGATGGAGattggagcagtgatggggattggagCAGTGATAGGGattggagcagtgatggggattggagcagtgatggggattggagCAGGGATGGAGATTGGAGCAATGATGGGGATTGGAGCAGTGATGGCGattggagcagtgatggggattggagCAGGGATAGAGATTGGAGCAGGGATGGAGATTGGAGCAGGGATGGAGAttagagcagtgatggggattggagcagtgatggggattggagCAGGGATGGAGATTGGAGCAGGGATGGAGATTGGAGTAGGGATGGGGATTGGAGCAGGGATGGAGattggagcagtgatggggattggagCAGTGATAGGGattggagcagtgatggggattggagcagtgatggggattggagcagtgatggggattggagCAGGGATGGAGATTGGAGCAATGATGGGGATTGGAGCAGTGATGGCGattggagcagtgatggggattggacCAGGGATAGAGATTGGAGCAGGGATGGAGATTGGAGCAGGGATGGAGattggagcagtgatggggatcggagcagtgatggggattggagTAGGGGTGGAGattggagcagtgatggggattcgagcagtgatggggattggagCAGTGATGGGGTTGGAGCAGTGGTGGGGATTGGAGCAGTGATGGAGattggagcagtgatggggattggagTAGGGGTGGAGATTGGAGCAGTGATCCGGattggagcagtgatggggattggagcagtgatggggattggagCAGGGATAGAGATTGGAGCAGGGATGGAGATTGGAGCAGGGATGGAGattggagcagtgatggggattggagcagtgatggggattggagCAGGGATGGAGATTGGAGCAGTGATGGAGATTGGAGCAGGGATGGAGATTGGAGTTGGGATGGGGattggagcagtgatggggattggagcagtgatggggattggagCAGGGATGGAGattggagcagtgatggggattggagCAGTGATAGGGATTGGAACAGTGATGGGGATTGGAGCAGGGATGGGGAtggagattcatcatcataggcagtccatcgaaatcgaggaagacttgcttccactttaaaagtgagttttcagatgACAGTACAGTCCAAaaggagaattacagtctctgtcacaggtcggacagactgtcattgaaggaaagggtgggtggggagtctggtttgccgcacgctccttccgctgcctgagcttgttttctgcatgctctcgacgatgagactcgaggtgctcagcgttctcccggattctcttcctcctcttagggaggtctttggccagggtttcccaggtatcggtggggatgttgcaccttatcaaggaggctttgagggtatccttgaaatgtttcctctgcccacctggggcttgcttgccgtgtaggagttccaagtagagcgcttgatttgggagtcttgtatcaggcatgcggacaaagtgggctgcccaactgagctggtcaagtgtggtcagtgcttcaatgctggtcgagaacactgacggtgcatctatcctcccagggggtttgcaggatcttgcggagacatcgttggtggtatttctccagcgatttgaggtgtctactatacatggtccacgtctctgagccatacaggagggaaggtatcactacagccttgtagaccataagcttggtgtcagatttgagggcctgatcttcgaacactctcaacCTTAGATGACCGAagtctgcgctggcgcactggaggtggtgttggacctcgtcgtcgatgtctgcccttgctgatagtaggctcccgaggtatggaaagtggtccacgttgtccaaggccacaccatgaattttgatgaccggggggcagtgctgtgtggtggggtcaggttggtggaggacctttgtctacagatatttagtgtaaggcccatgctttcatatgcctcggtgaagatgttgacgatggcttggagttcagcctctgaatgtgcacagatgcaaacaCCGTCCGCATACTGTACttggatgacagaggatgggatggtctgcgATCTAGCCTAGAGATgacaaagttgaacaggttcccactggttctatagtttagttccactccagccaggagcttgttgagcgtgagatggagcattgcagcaaggaagatcgagaagagggttgatgcgatgacgcagccctgtttgaccccggtccggatgtagattgggtctgtgtggatctattggtcaggatcatggcttgcatgtcatcgtggagcaggcggaggatggcgacaaacttttgggggcagccgaaacagaggaggtgaTGAAGATGGAGATTGGAGCAGTGATGGAGACTGGAGCAGGGATGGAGATGGAGATTGCAGCAATGATGGTGATGGAGACTGGAGCAGTGACGGAGATGGAGATTGGAGCAGTGATGAAGATTGGAGCAGTGATGAAGATTGGAGCAGTGATGGTGATGGAGATTGGAACAGTGATGAAGATTGGAGCAGTGTTGAAGATTGGAGCAGTGATGAAGATTGGAGCCGGGATGGTGATGGAGACTGGGGCACTGATGGAGATTGGAGCAGTGATGGAGACTGGGGCACTGATGGAGATTGGAGCAGTGATGGTGattggagcagtgatggggatGGAGATTGGAGCAATAATGgaaattggagcagtgatggtgaCTGGAATAGTGATGGAGATGGAGATTGGAGCAATGATGGTGAAGGAGGCTGGAGCAGTGATGGTGATGGTGTAAGCAATGTGAATGGATTAGACACTGTTGAATTACAGGGATGGACAGAGTGCCTCTACTGCACTACAAGCTTTTCCAGTATTAAGCAAAGGAGAATACAGGTGGCTTATAGCTGTCGCTGTAGTCACAGTGAGAAGCAA
This genomic interval carries:
- the LOC139274599 gene encoding fibroin heavy chain-like; translated protein: MEIGAMMEIGAVMEIGAVMGIGVGMEIGARMEIGAVMGIGVGMEIGTAMAIGAVMGIGVRMEIGALMEIGAVMGIGVGVEIGAVMGIGAVMGIGAVMGIGVRVEIGVEMEIGAVMEIGVGIEIGAMMEIGAVMGIGAVMGIGAVMEIGAVMGIGAVMGIGVGVEIGAVIRIGAVMGIGAVMGIGAGIEIGAGMEIGAGMEIGAVMGIGAVMGIGAGMEIGAGMEIGVGMGIGAGMEIGAVMGIGAVIGIGAVMGIGAVMGIGAGMEIGAMMGIGAVMAIGAVMGIGAGIEIGAGMEIGAGMEIRAVMGIGAVMGIGAGMEIGAGMEIGVGMGIGAGMEIGAVMGIGAVIGIGAVMGIGAVMGIGAVMGIGAGMEIGAMMGIGAVMAIGAVMGIGPGIEIGAGMEIGAGMEIGAVMGIGAVMGIGVGVEIGAVMGIRAVMGIGAVMGLEQWWGLEQ